The sequence below is a genomic window from Fusobacteriaceae bacterium.
CGCTTCGATGAACTCCTGATCCCGGATCGTCAGGACCGAGGCCCGCACAATACGGGCAAACTGGGGCACCGAGGAAATGGCGATGGCCACCATGAGGTTGATCATGTTGGGTCCCAGGGCCGATACGATGGCAATGGCCAGCAAAATGCTCGGGATCGCCAGGAAGATATCCATGATCCGCATGATGACGTTGTCGAGGACGCCGCCGAAATAGCCGGCGATGGCGCCCAGGGCGCCTCCCGCGAGGATGGACATCGTCACGGACACAAAGCCCACTTTGAGCGATACCCTGGCGCCGTGAATGAGCCGCGCGAAGATATCGCGGCCGAATTCGTCGGTCCCGCACCAATGCGCCATGGAAGGCGAAGCGAGACGACCGGGCAGGTTCTGCTTGATCACGACCTTGTCATAGTCGTGGATTACGTTGGCAAAGATCGCGAGGAGCAGGAGCACCGTCAGGATGCCCAGCCCCACGAGGGCCATTTTGTTTTTCTTGAGCCGCCGCCAGACTTCGCCCCACTGGCTTCGTTTCTTGGAAGCGGCCACTTCGGTGATTTCTTTGTTTTCGATATTTTCCATGTGTGTTCGCCTCCTTTAGCGGTATTGGGACTTGATCCGCGGATCGATGTATGCGTACAGAATATCGACGATCAGATTGACGAAACTGAACGTCGAAGCCAGAAAGACCACCGAGGCCAATACGGTCGGCGTGTCTTTTTGCCGGATGGCGTCAACCATCATACGGCCTACGCCCGGCCAGGAATAGACGGATTCCGTGAGAACCGCTCCGCCCAGAAGGCCGCCGAATTGCAAGCCCACAACGGTCACAATGGGAATCAGCGCGTTTTTCAGCGCGTGCTTGCGGATTACGATGTTTTCTTTGACGCCCTTGGCCCGGGCCGTCCGGATGTAGTCCTGCCGGATGACCTCAAGCATGGACGAACGGGTCATTCGGGTGATGATGGCCGCCGTCATGGTCCCCAGCGTAATGGATGGCAAGATAAGGCTTT
It includes:
- a CDS encoding ABC transporter permease; the encoded protein is MENIENKEITEVAASKKRSQWGEVWRRLKKNKMALVGLGILTVLLLLAIFANVIHDYDKVVIKQNLPGRLASPSMAHWCGTDEFGRDIFARLIHGARVSLKVGFVSVTMSILAGGALGAIAGYFGGVLDNVIMRIMDIFLAIPSILLAIAIVSALGPNMINLMVAIAISSVPQFARIVRASVLTIRDQEFIEAARAIGASNTRIIYRHIIPNCLAPIIVRGTLGVASAILSTAGLSFIGLGIQPPAPEWGNMLSGGRQYLRSAWWVTTFPGVSIMLTIFALNLLGDGLRDALDPRLKQ